From Arachis stenosperma cultivar V10309 chromosome 2, arast.V10309.gnm1.PFL2, whole genome shotgun sequence, one genomic window encodes:
- the LOC130960344 gene encoding hydroxyethylthiazole kinase, whose amino-acid sequence MEQQTQPNPATNINPKATNNHNQPSSWAKKAWRLLSDVRAQSPLIQCITNFVSMDLMANTLLSAGASPAMLHSLEELNDFTPCCRALCINVGTLTPSWLPSMKAAAQLCSQLDTPWVLDPVAVSASGFRLKACMELVELKPAVIRGNGSEIIALSMAFTQPSKVSIVKGTDSIHESVDAVEAAKLLAKSSGAIVAVSGATDIVTDGNQVVGAHNGVALMQKITATGCSVTALIAAFVAVDKIHALDAAVSALAVFGVTGELGMKNAKGPASLRMHLIDALHGLDEAALESHVNITSLS is encoded by the exons ATGGAACAACAAACCCAACCCAACCCCGCCACCAACATCAACCCGAAAGCCACCAACAACCACAATCAACCATCATCATGGGCCAAAAAGGCATGGCGCCTACTCTCTGATGTTCGAGCTCAGTCCCCACTGATCCAGTGCATCACCAACTTTGTCTCTATGGATCTCATGGCCAACACCCTCTTGTCTGCTGGTGCGTCCCCTGCCATGCTTCACTCTCTCGAGGAGCTCAATGACTTCACACCTTGCTGCCGGGCACTCTGCATCAATGTTGGCACGCTGACGCCTTCCTGGCTTCCCTCCATGAAGGCTGCTGCACAACTCTGCTCCCAACTGGACACACCGTGGGTGCTCGACCCTGTTGCCGTCTCTGCCTCTGGTTTTCGTTTGAAGGCTTGCATGGAGCTTGTGGAGTTGAAACCTGCTGTCATAAGAGGGAATGGTTCTGAGATCATTGCTCTCTCCATGGCTTTCACTCAACCATCCAAG GTCTCCATTGTCAAGGGTACAGACAGCATCCATGAGTCAGTGGATGCAGTGGAAGCTGCAAAGTTATTAGCTAAAAGCAGTGGTGCCATAGTTGCAGTATCAGGAGCCACCGACATTGTCACAGATGGAAATCAAGTCGTTGGAGCTCACAATGGGGTGGCATTGATGCAAAAGATAACAGCAACCGGGTGTTCAGTTACGGCACTTATTGCTGCCTTTGTTGCTGTTGACAAAATCCATGCTTTGGATGCAGCAGTATCAGCATTAGCGGTATTTGGTGTCACCGGTGAGCTAGGAATGAAGAATGCTAAAGGTCCTGCGTCTCTGCGAATGCATTTGATAGATGCCCTCCATGGGCTTGATGAAGCTGCTTTGGAATCTCATGTTAATATCACAAGTTTGTCTTAA